A region of Takifugu rubripes chromosome 6, fTakRub1.2, whole genome shotgun sequence DNA encodes the following proteins:
- the LOC115250215 gene encoding uncharacterized protein, whose amino-acid sequence MPLQELCDLFCQYLSDQLIKRCAKVCKNPTGLKIHQTKMACLEVGKVKQHTGAVASTTGKVLVTVPGQTEEEPGSEPPHSVQNLQAAPVFPQSGKSEQRRVKWPAANIKEWLQLIEDIDKIMETTGKGNVDHKLQAMCTFITTIGAERFGVTERPVRKESARPNRWEHKSSQLRQELKTLKRQFRAASEEERDLRQILRRKLITLRRAEWHRRKGKERAKKRKAFITNPFSFTKRLLGQKKSGSLTCPMGD is encoded by the coding sequence TGCAAAGGTGTGCAAAAACCCGACAGGTCTTAAAATCCATCAGACCAAGATGGCCTGCCTGGAGGTAGGGAAGGTAAAGCAACACACAGGGGCAGTGGCCAGCACTACAGGAAAAGTGCTCGTCACAGTCCCTGgtcagacagaggaggagccaggctcggagccaccccacagtgtcCAGAACCTCCAAGCCGCACCAGTATTCCCGCAGAGTGGAAAATCAGAACAACGTCGGGTTAAGTGGCCTGCCGCCAACATCAAGGAGTGGCTTCAGCTGATTGAGGACATAGACAAGATCATGGAGACAACAGGGAAGGGCAATGTGGACCACAAACTCCAGGCCATGTGCACCTTCATAACAACCATCGGTGCAGAACGGTTTGGGGTGACAGAAAGGCCTGTGAGAAAGGAATCAGCAAGACCCAACCGGTGGGAGCACAAGAGCAGTCAACTTAGGCAGGAACTGAAGACCTTGAAACGCCAGTTCAGGGCAGcaagtgaggaggagagagatctGAGGCAGATCTTGAGGAGGAAGCTCATCACACTCAGGCGAGCTGAATGGCacagaaggaaaggaaaggagagggcaAAGAAGCGCAAGGCATTCATCACCAACCCGTTCAGCTTCACCAAGCGATTACTGGGACAGAAGAAGAGCGGCAGCCTGACGTGTCCTATGGGAGATTAA